In the Populus nigra chromosome 2, ddPopNigr1.1, whole genome shotgun sequence genome, cgTTTTCTGATTTATATTGCCAGGGTTGAGTTATAATCCCACGAGCATTTTGTTTATCAATGTGCCTAGCATTTCTGGCCTGCAGTGGCATCCTTTTACCATCACTTCTAATAGCAACCTGGAGCCTGAAAAGTTGAGTGTTGTCATTAAGAGTGATGGAAGTTGGACCCGGAAGCTACACCAGATGCTTTCTTCACCTTCTTCAATTGATCGTCTTGAGGTCTCAGTTGAAGGACCATATGGACCTGCTTCAACACATTTTATAAGGTTTGGGCCATAAAAGAAACATTATCTTGTGGATTCTATATATGTTTCAGCAACTTTCGATTTAGCTCTTGGCCAATATATCTTTTGACTTTTTGTCTGAAACTAAACCTTTGTATTTAGGCATGACCAGCTAGTGATGGTAAGTGGAGGCAGTGGCATTGCCCCTTTCATTTCTATAGTCCGAGAACTCATCTTTGCGAGCACAACATACAAATGCAAGACACCTGAAGTAATCCTAGTTTGCGCATTCAAGAAATCTTCAGAACTCACCATGCTAGACCTCCTGCTTCCAATATCTGGCAGCCCATCAGATATTTCCAAGCTGCAGTTAAAAATTGAGGCTTTTGTAACAAGAGAGAAAGGGCCGACAACGGATAGCTCGAAGACCCCTCGAGCCATATGGTTCAATCCCCACGCAACTGATGCACCTATATCTGCCATTTTAGGCCCCAAAAGCTGGCTATGGCTCGGCGCTATCATATCATCTTCTTTCATCATTTTCCTCATTATAATTGGCCTTATTACTGGCTACTACATCTACCCAATCGATCAAAACACCGAGGGGGGTTTCCCATTGGCGTTTAGATCTTTTCTCAATATGTTAGTTATTTGCATATGCATAGCCATGACAGCAAGTGCAGCTGTTCTTTGgaacaagaaacaaaatgcGAGGGAAGTTAAGCAGATTCAGAACGTGGAAGGGCCAACACCAGCCGGATCACCTCAGTCATGGGTGTACAGAGCTGACAGAGAATTGGAAAGTGTCCCTCATCAGTCTCTTTTCCAGGCTATTAATGTGCACTATGGTGAAAGGCCTGACCTAAAGAGTATGCTAGCTCTAATCAGGATTATAATGATTTTGTGCCTGTTTTATGACTACAATTTTCTCATTAAGCTTTAACCAACCCTTCTTTTGATGCAGAAATCCTGTTTGAATGCAAAGGATCAAGTGTGGGGGTTCTTGCCAGTGGTCCAAAGATGATGAGACATGCGATTGCAAACATCTGTTCATCTGGTTTAGCAGATAATCTGCACTTCGAATCCATTAGCTTTACCTGGTGATTTTGCTCACCTCTGCCGAAGTTGTCTGTTCTCCTTTACAATCGCTTTCcgcttccttttttcttttcttttttacagcCGGTGTTCTTCTCTCTGTATTATCAAGATGTGTAATattatccttttcctttttttttcctgaacaaATCATATGCAATATCTGATGTAGATTTTCTGATCGAAAAGAATAAAATCGATGTGTTAGTAGCCGATGATCTTCAATTATCTAGCGTGCGGAGTTCCATCTCATTGCCTAAAAAATACATGAGATGTTTAGGAAAGTAATGTCTTCGGTAATGGTTGGAGGATTAGTTAATTCTaagttttttatgattaaaaaaagaacttccctactactactactttattattttctttgaggGCATGTGGATGGGGAACAGGTTGGtgctaaatgaaataaaatctacaagCAACGCAAAAACCGttccattaaaaatatttttaactaattttgaGGAGTGTAAATTTGCTTCTCAAACATTACTAGTGTCATAAACTTTaaccattaaaaaactaaaaatttaccTAAtcgttattttaaaatttcaaaaaattaattaaaaataaattaatcaaaatatgcaTAAACTAATCCAGATATCCAcagttatcaaaaaataaatatataaaaaacctgaTCGTAAATTGCTATTATTCTTTTCCCTCTTCCTAGAAGGCTCCCGGgggaaaaatgaaataaatgatccAGTCAGGATAGGTGCAAGTGGCAGGCAAAACCATAGCTCAGACCACATTAGTTAGAACATGGAAAATCTAGCAGTAACCAAATGCAGCGGGaaaagcattcattttatttagatgGTTATACAGCAGTAAAAATGATTATACACGGGTGAAAAAATGAAGAGGAACTAACTCCCTTGGTAGTTCTAACCTCTCATATCTACAATAAAGATTTTGTGATTTCAACGAGATGCGTAATCAATAATACGATAAAACGGCCATCCTTAACATCATGTGCACATATTCTCATCTCTTGGTCAAATAACTATACAAGTGCTCATCTACTGCAACATGGTATGGCTGGAAAGTGAGGCTCAATAACCTATCAAccatgcttcttctttttatgaGACACCTGGTTAGAGACCCAGACCCGTCCTCATTTCTCTTGCGAGTCTGCGACAGATGAAAGTCTCTCTTCTAAGCCTTCAAGCAGATCATGGTATTCGGAAAATGCAGGGTGCGACTGAAGAACAAATCAATAAGGCTGGGTGAGACTCcataaaaacaacattattattttcattaatcagcAATGCTCTAAGAGATGGTTACCTGAAGGGTGACGCTATAAGCTTTCCACAACCTCATATCACGCTGGAAAAGATCAAAAAGAACCTATTGAAAAGCATCACACAAGGAATTAGCTTGGATGGCAAGCCACGTGCCAAACTTGGCATCAGACCGCATGGGTTTCTGTGCACCTGCCTATTTAATGAAATTACAAGTGGCAGCTATGCCTCTCTACATGTGCAGTTATTGTTGGTGGAGAGGGAGGGAGGTTGAGGAAAGGGCAATCAAGTTACAAGAACAAGGCCTATATGAAACAATCTTAACAGATATCATGAGCATGTGCATAAAGAGCAAATAATTGGCAACATCTTAACCCGGTCAATCGAACGGAAAAATGCCCTGCTAGTGCAGTAATGCGTCTCATCAGTTCCGTAATTAATTATAAGTACCGCATCACAAGAAAGGAAGTTCAAAACTTCCAGTGCACAACTAGGATTACAAAGATATTGTACCCCAGAAAGAGAAGTTTTAAGATTCAAGCATAAACCACACAAATCAGACCTCAAAGAAGTTTGCAGAGTTAAAGGATTTGCCTAAAGATGGAAGGAAAGACAAACAATACAAAGCAAGCTGGCATACTCATGAGACTACAATAAATGCCAAAGTACTATACATAAACTAAGCTGATTATACCTCAGTCCGTCTTAGGAGTGTGGCAAGAACAACTATCCATTCCTTGAACTTGACAGAACACATATGAGCCAATAGAAACTCCGCATCCAACCGGCTTTGCAATGTACCCATTTGAAGCTGGAAACATACAATAAAGGTTCTGAGGATTAAATAAAACGCAAAGAAAATTTTCAAgtaataattatcaaaatattgaCTATGGCTTGGTATTGCTTCAGGCAATATAGAAAATATGATAATGATATCACTACTGGTATAAGATATGTGATATGTCTCCTTAGTACATGTACaagaattttgatttcaaatattttgttACAAGCTAAGAATATTGTgattaaaacaaagaataccACTGGTATACCACAAAATGGCtctaaaaagttatttaacCTTACACATAAAATGAGCAACAAGGCAAGAGGTTATATAGGAGTCCCAGTATgccatttctaatttttttcccccAGAAAGAAGAgatgagagaaagagaaagtcaTGCTATGCAGTCTATATGCAGCTTgtctaaaagaaagaaagttgcgcagtgaagaattttaaattgttcacCTTCTGCCCAATTAGTTCCAGTCCTGATGCAAAATTCTCTAAGCGAGCACTACCGTATCTTTCTCGTTGAAGGTATTCCTGCAATTAATTCACCATCTCAAATACTGTACGAAAAGCAGATCATCCTTCAAGAAAACTGTAGGTTTTGCTTACCACTAAATCAAACTGGGTGCCTTTTACAAAAGCCACAAGCTTCGAAAGCTCTTTCCCTGACATCAAATAACTAGCATGGCTTTCTAAAATGTTCTTCACAGAAGCAACATGAGCACTTTGCTCTTTGAAGGAAGTACTGCTCCAAAGAAAAGGCACCTGATTAATTAGTAACTTTTGGAAACTATTGCAAGGGTCTGAGAAATGCAAACGAGAACAAGGTGAATATATCAACCTCTTGTCCAATGATGGCTTCTTGTAACTGGAACGGAAAagaaaataacccaaaaatctGGGAGATAGTCTATCTGAATCAGGTGGTGTCTGGTCATATTCCTTTCCAGACCTGAGCAAGAAGCGCACCTGATAATGAcagcaaaacaaaaggaaataaatgtACTAGTTTAGGTAACATATGTTGAAGAATAATCATGCCCAGAGTAATACCAGTTCTCCAGCAAGCTCATATAAAGATTCATCGAGTGTTGCCTGCATAAGGTTGGTAAACCTTGTCAAAGATGTAACATAGAGGAAaccaaaaagaaagaggaaaaagtAGCTACTGTAAACTACTAGCATTTGCCTACCTGCAATAACCGTAAAGCACAGTATTGGCTGACTGCGGGACCTTCAAGTTTCGCAATCACCTGTAACATTTGCAAAAAGAAATGACttaatcaaacacaattttgacTACAATGCATTTGTTACTAATTTGCATGCATAAAAAGCAGAATGAAGCTCTTGAATCTCATTCATAAATTATGGCCTTGAGAGAATGGAtaagcttctttttttcctttttaatatcaTGGTGAATCTCGTGAAAAGATTAGAATACCTGTCTTCCCAACCATCACAATCCCTCAGTAAATAAACACGTGATATTTTAAGAATACAACCATTCAGTTGAAACAATTTAAAGCATTGAGCATTACCACTGATTAATGCTAGGGATACTAACGCTTTTTACAAACACACATAGCATCCATGATACAGGAAAGGATTTAAATCACAGTGGTGTGACTTTAAGCATTTAATGATATACTTGCTATTAcagaattaatcaaattaatataacacGGTTAGAACCTACCATCAACCACCACATTATTTAGTAAAACGAATATGTTTGCAAAAGTTCTAGTATCTCTAGTATTATtcatcaccataaaaaaaaccatatctaATCAAAAAATACAACTAAAATACAACTATATGTATTGTTTGAAAGTGACAGCATAGAACTATACTTAAGTTTACAGTCAGTTGATCAGAATTTGTCTTTCTTGGCTAAAACTTGAAAtgagaagaggaaagaaaattaaataaaaaattcttatattCAAGAgctatgcataaaaaaaattaaataatactaGCAAAAAAAGGACTTAACAACAATAAATGTTCAAAAGAGAAAACAGCAATTCTTACAAGTATATAGCAAGCTGCAGTGCGGTACCATCTCTGTTGGAAGCATTCTTCAAACAACCTTAAACAtacaaacaatgaaaaaagtattaatataagaAAGTACCAGTATTGTCTACCCCAGAGCAAAATAGGGTAAAATAAGAGAGAAACCCATCATTTTAACTTTCAAACTCAtgaatgaaactaaaaaagcTATCAAGATTGCAATTTCTCCCAGGCTGATGGGGTAAAATGGAAGGAATCCTTATTTCTACACTTACCGTGCACTAACATCAAAAGTCAAAACATTTAGCTCCCCTATTTTCATAACTTTATAAGGTGTAGAAATAATAATGTGTGATGGTAACCCAATGAATAGCCTGATTGGTAGCGGAAGGGCTAAACCTTTCCCTGAATGAGAACGTTGCTCTTCCCTAATCATATCAAATAATCAACAAGAATAATGTGTAGCAAATGAAGAATAAAAGGATGCGGTAAACATGAAGGCATGATGGTGTTAGAACAATATTAggaaataaattatcttttcttGCCAGGGCCAAACTATGCGCTAAAAAGGGCAGAGACCTTGCATGCAAATACCTAACCATGTCTATCTAGTACCTACAAAACTGTCCAAAATCTAGAAGAAAGCAACAACAGAAAAAAGGACTTCAAAGCCACACTTCAAATACTGGTGAATGTGTAAATACCAGCCTTCTTCAATGCACAATGTTCCTGTCTAAATATCTTTGAGAATTACCATACAAAAGTAAGGTAAAACTCAAAAAAGGTATCTCTTTAAGGAGTAGAAGTATTACTCTGTTGATCTTCCAGCAGCAGAAAATAAATCTGCCCAGTGTCGACCATCAGTTTTTCTTGCAACACTCACAACTACATCAAAATACTCAGAGAAATTTCTGATCAAATCACAAGTCTTCTCCAAAAGAGAGCGGTTGCCAGCATGTTTAGGGACTGATATCTGGTTCTTGTTTGCATTTTGCCTGCAAGGAAGTAATTTAAATTAGAAAGTCAATAACCGAGTTCATACTGATTgtttaaatcaaaacataaagacATATTGCATATTTCAGTAATATCTGACTTCCAGATAACAATTCTAAGTATTGATCTTCTAATTATCATACATGACATGATTCAATCTCTCTTCACAAAATACACATACCTTGAAATCTCTGCATCAAATACAGTAAAAAGAAGCCACTCCAGGCAATGGGAAAAGTGAGGCTTTTCTGCAGATAATTGTGCTAACCGTAAAGCCTCCTCTTTTTTGTCCCTCTGGCAGACAGAGAAACAGAAGGAATTAGTAAAGTATGCCTTAAAGCTAGCAAGGAACATGAGCATTCAGCTTCAGCAACTGATTTGTTTCAAAACAGGACCAGCATTTTTTTAGATTGGAAAAGGCATTTTATTTGCTCACGTTATCAGTGAGCAGTGAATCTGTGATATCTAAAActtttcacatgaaaaaaatacactttcatCCTCAGGGCCAATTTATTTCTATCTCCAAAGTGAAAGTAACACTGCAGAAGTAAAGTACTGACAGCCAAAACCAGAGAAGTATCCAGATGCTGGCTTGACAATTGCCCACCTCACAGCCTAACTGCTTAGTTGATTGACAAAAGCTCATGTCATATAAATTGATGATTCATACACAGAAATTATGTTTCACATGAACCGAAGCAAACTTCTTATTTCTAGGGGGCAATCATTACCCCCCAAATTGGTGTTTTTGGAGGGTAAAATTTAACCTCGAAGCAATATTTTCTGTGTCTCCTTTTTGTCTCAAAATACacaccaaataatttttttatctctctcacCAACCATTACTGATAATTTAACTatgttctctctctttctaacACGCTAAACATCCTGCAAAACTAACTTTTACGTCCTTAAAAATTACTCTTTTAATAATTCACCCCCTTTTTTTAACCTAGTACTAAACACCACCCAAGTAAAAATCATAAggtaaagaaaagagaagtaGCAATAAAAGAGTAAAAATGTAGTCATACCTGAAGAAGGTGTCTGAGTAAGCAATGCAATATAGTTTGAGCTTGAGAAGATGGCTCAAAACATGGAAATTCAGTGCAAGCTGAAAAGGACATTCTCTGGGAGACACAAACAACAACCCCGGCATTTGGAAGAAGCCCTAGAGGATACGCTTCACGATCAAATTCCAGCTCTGGatccaactaaaaaatatatcataaaatgTCAATTTAGGCCTATTCAGGATACAGCAATCAAGAACCAGAGTCGAATCACTGAAAACCAAAAGGACtgttaatatatatagatacaC is a window encoding:
- the LOC133681943 gene encoding ferric reduction oxidase 2-like isoform X2, encoding MLEWARDDVSNVAGELSLLSGLVMWATTYPGIRRKMFELFFYTHYLYILFMVFFIFHVGISFACLMLPGFYLFLVDRFLRFLQSRQRVRLVSARILPCDTVELNFSKNPRLSYNPTSILFINVPSISGLQWHPFTITSNSNLEPEKLSVVIKSDGSWTRKLHQMLSSPSSIDRLEVSVEGPYGPASTHFIRHDQLVMVSGGSGIAPFISIVRELIFASTTYKCKTPEVILVCAFKKSSELTMLDLLLPISGSPSDISKLQLKIEAFVTREKGPTTDSSKTPRAIWFNPHATDAPISAILGPKSWLWLGAIISSSFIIFLIIIGLITGYYIYPIDQNTEGGFPLAFRSFLNMLVICICIAMTASAAVLWNKKQNAREVKQIQNVEGPTPAGSPQSWVYRADRELESVPHQSLFQAINVHYGERPDLKKILFECKGSSVGVLASGPKMMRHAIANICSSGLADNLHFESISFTW
- the LOC133681943 gene encoding ferric reduction oxidase 2-like isoform X1, yielding MLQKGLYMLEWARDDVSNVAGELSLLSGLVMWATTYPGIRRKMFELFFYTHYLYILFMVFFIFHVGISFACLMLPGFYLFLVDRFLRFLQSRQRVRLVSARILPCDTVELNFSKNPRLSYNPTSILFINVPSISGLQWHPFTITSNSNLEPEKLSVVIKSDGSWTRKLHQMLSSPSSIDRLEVSVEGPYGPASTHFIRHDQLVMVSGGSGIAPFISIVRELIFASTTYKCKTPEVILVCAFKKSSELTMLDLLLPISGSPSDISKLQLKIEAFVTREKGPTTDSSKTPRAIWFNPHATDAPISAILGPKSWLWLGAIISSSFIIFLIIIGLITGYYIYPIDQNTEGGFPLAFRSFLNMLVICICIAMTASAAVLWNKKQNAREVKQIQNVEGPTPAGSPQSWVYRADRELESVPHQSLFQAINVHYGERPDLKKILFECKGSSVGVLASGPKMMRHAIANICSSGLADNLHFESISFTW